ATCGCGCAGCGAACCTCGTCATCGCATCGCTCTACATCCCCTACTCGCTGTTCAACGCGGCAGGGGCGACCGCGGAATGGACCTTCTTCTACGGCCTCTCCATCGGAATCGAGGTGCTGCTCCTGGCCTTCATCCTGCGCTCCGCCTGGACGTGGCCACGCACCGTCGCCGTCCCGGCCGGTGCCCTGGCGACCGCCGGTCGACAGGACCTTCGTCCGTAGACGGCACGCTGCCCACGAGCGTGCATCCGCTCTTGGGGGAATCATCTCCCTCGGGTGAGACGCGGGTCAGGTCGGCGGGGTTACGCTCGGCAGATCCGCCACCTGCAACACGGGTGCGCGGCGATCCCGGGGGGTTTCATGTCTGCTTCCGCCACGCCCGATGTGCAGCGATCTGTGTTGCCCATTCCCGAGCGGCTCCACACCGGTCTGACGACGTACGACGCGAAGGATCCGGATACCGCGTTCGCGCCGATCACGCCGCTGCGTCCGCCGGCCGGTGCCCCGAACGTGCTGATCGTTCTCATCGACGATGCCGGGTTCGGGTCTGCGAGTGCATTCGGTGGTCCGTGCCAGACGCCGACATTCGACCGCTTGGCGACGGAGGGGCTGAAGTTCAACCGGTTCCACACCACGGCCCTGTGCTCGCCGTCCCGCCAGGCGCTCTTGACCGGGCGCAACCACCACGCGGTGGGGATGGGCGGCATCACGGATGTCGCGACCTCCGCGCCCGGCTACAGTTCGGTCCGTCCGGGCACGGCGGCGCCGCTGGCCGAGACGCTCAGACTGAACGGATACAGCACTGCGCAGATCGGCAAGTGTCACGAAGTGCCGGTGTGGGAGACGAGCCCGATGGGGCCGTTCGACCGCTGGCCGACCGGCAGCGGCTTCGAGTACTTCTACGGCTTCGTCGCCCCGGAAACGAACCAGTACTATCCCGCGCTGTACGACGGAACGACCGCGATCGACCCGCCGAAGAGTCCCGAAGAGGGCTATCACCTGACGGAGGATCTCGCCGACAAGGCGATCACCTGGATCGGTCAGCAGAAGTCGCTGATGCCCGACAAGCCGTTCTTCATGTACTTCGCACCCGGCGCGACCCATGCTCCTCACCACGCCCCCAAGGACTTCATCGACAAGTACAAGGGTCAGTTCGATCAGGGCTGGGATGCGGTTCGCGAGGAGTCGCTCGGCCGCCAGAAGAAGCTCGGCGTGATCCCGCCGGACGCTGAGCTCACCGCCCGGCATGACGAGATCCAGGCCTGGGCGGACGTGCCGGACGACCTCAAGCCGGTTCTCGCACGCCAGATGGAGGTGTACGCGGCGTTCATGGAGCACACGGACTTCCAGGTCGGTCGCGTCATCGACGCTCTGGAGGACCAGGGGATCCTCGACGAAACCCTCGTCTTCGTGATGATCGGCGACAACGGCGCGAGCGCCGAGGGCACGCCCAACGGCACGTTCAACGAGATGATCTCGCTCAACGGCGCCGCTGCGATGGAGACGACGGAGTTCATGGCGGAGCGGATCGACGGCTTCGGCACACCCGCCGCGTACAACCACTACGCGGTCGGCTGGGCACACGCCATGGATGCACCGTTCCAATGGACCAAGCAGGTCGCCTCGCACTTCGGCGGCACCCGCAACGGAACGATCGTGCGCTGGCCCGAAGGCATCAAGGCCAAGGGCGAGGTGCGCCAGCAGTTCCATCACATCATCGACGTGGCCGCGACGGTGCTGGATGTCGCCGGCCTTCCGGAGCCCGCTTTCGTCAACGGCATCCAGCAGATGCCGCTGCACGGGGTCAGCATGGCGTACTCGTTCGATGATGCGGGGGCGCCTGAAGCGCGTGAGACGCAGTACTTCGAGATGTTCTGCAACCGGGGGATCTACCACAAGGGCTGGACGGCGGTCACCCGCCACAGCAACCCGTGGGCGTTCAACGCCACCCAGCCCGCACTCGACGACGACGTATGGGAGCTGTATGACACCAGCACCGACTGGACCCAGGCGCACGATCTCGCCGCGGAAATGCCCGAGAAGCTGGCGGAGCTGCAACGACTGTGGCTGATCGAAGCCGTCAAGTACAACGTGCTGCCCCTGGATGACCGGCGCATCGAAAGATTCAACTCCGACCTCGCCGGGCGCCCAGTGCTGATCAAGGGCAACACGCAGATGCTGTACGGCGGGATGCACCGACTCAGCGAGAACTCCGTGCTCAACCTGAAGAACAAGTCCCACGCGGTCACCGCCGAGGTCGTGATTCCGGACGGAGGAGCCGAGGGCGTCATCGTGGCACAGGGCGGAGAGTTCGCCGGCTGGTCGCTCTACCTTCACGAAGGCAAGCTCAAGTACTGTCACAACTTCGCCGGACTCCAGCACTTCTACGCGACCGCGGAGTCGGCGGTCCCGTCGGGCACGCATCAGGTGCGGATGGAGTTCACCTATGACGGCGGCGGACTCGGCAAGGGCGGACTGAGCGAGCTGTACGTCGACGGCACCAAGGTCGGCGAGGGACGGGTCGAGGCGACCGTCCCGATGCTGTTCTCGGGTGACGAGACCTGCGACGTCGGCTACGACTCCGGCACAGCGGTGAGCGAGGACCACACCAGCGCCACCAGTCGCTTCACCGGCAAGGTCACCTGGGTGCAGCTCGACGCCGGCGTCGACGACCACGACCACCTCGTCTCGCCCGACGAACGCTGGCGAGTGGCGATGGCCCTGCAGTAGGGCCAGGAGCACGTCGAGCGATATGGCGCTGCCGAGTTGGAACGACGGTCCGGCGAGACAGGACACGGTCCACGGCAGGGTGGATGGCGCGTGAGTGCGCGGGACGTCATCGACGACGTTCCGCATCTGCCTTGACGGGCCGGCAGCTTCCAACGGCGATGGCTCCGCGAGCTGGTGCGCGCGGAGCCATCGCGGTCTCGTGACTGCCGTCGCCAGGCGGCAGCACGCGGACGTGACCTACGAGGCGAGCGCCTTCGCCTTGAGGGCGTCGTACTCCGCCTGCGTGATGGCGCCGGAGTCGAGGAGCTTCTTGGCCGACTCGATCTCGCTGGACGGTGAGGAGCTTCCGGCGACGCTGCGGATGTAGCTGTCGGCCTCGCTCTGCGCCTGGCCCCTGCGCTCCAGCTCGCGCTGGGTCATGCCGCGACCACGGGCGATCAGATAGATCAGCGCGGCCAGGAACGGCAGGACGACCAGGAAGATCACCCAGAGGGCCTTGCCCCAACCGTTCAGCGTGTGGTCGCGGAACAGGTCCACGATGATCGTGATGAAGATCCAGATGCAGGCGAACAGGACGTAGAACCAGAAGATCCACAGGAGGAAGTCCCAAATGCTGCCGGTCATGGTCTGCACCGTCTTTCGTTCGGTCGGTGTGACGGTCACACACGACGTGGGTGTACTGCGTCGAACCCCAAGATAGGGCTGCCGCGATTTCCCGTCCTCATACCGTGCGGGTGAGTTCGTTCCGGGCGTGCGGTCGCGCTGGTGCTTGAGGCCCCGCGCAAGATCCGTTGTCAACCCGTTTGCCGCCCACCACCCGCGAGTGTGCACTGGGGAGATGGAGTCCCACCCCCGGCATCATCGAATCCTCATCATCGGCGGCGGCAACGGCGGTCTGTCGATCGCCGGGCGCCTCCGCCGGGGCGGCGTGACGGACATCGCGGTCGTCGAGCCGCGCGATGACCACGTCTTCGCGCCCTTCCAGTCCCACATCGCCGGGGGTCTGGTGCGCGCGTCTCAGGCGGTGCGACGACAGGCGGACGTCACACCCCGGGGTGTCGCCTGGATTCGTGACCGCGTCGTCGAGGTCGACCCAGCGGCTCAGACGGTCGTGCTCGGGTCCGGTGAGGCGGTCGAGTACGAGCATCTCGTTGTCGCCGTCGGACTCGAGACCAGATACGACTCGGTGCCCGGGCTGGCAGAGGCGATGCAGCGTCCGGACGGAGTGTCGAGCTACACATTCGAGCTGGCCGCGAAAGCATCGCCCGCACTGCGGGATCTGCGGACGGGCACGGTGATCTTCGTCCAGCAGCCCGAACCCGCCTCCGCGGCGGGCGTCGCGCAGAAGCCGATGTATCTGGCCTGCGACTGGTGGAGGCGGATCGGCCGTCTCAGCGACATCCGGGTCGTCTTCGTCACTCCCGAGCCCTCGGCGTTCCCCGTCCCCGCGATCAGCGACGAACTCCAGCGAAAGCTCGACGAGTACGGAGTCGAGACCCGTTTCGGCGCCGACCTGCGTGAAGTCCGTCCCGAGCGGAACGAGATCGTGGTCGAGCGCGGCGCGGAGACCGAGGTGATCGCGTACGACCTGCTGCACGCGGCGCCACCGCAGTCGCCGCCCGACTGGATCGCGGCCTCGGGGCTCGCCGACGACGACGACCCGCACGGGTTCGTCGCGGTCGATCCGAGCACTCTGCGGTCGCAGAGCTTCGCGAACGTCTGGGCGCTGGGGGATGCTGCCTCCGTCGACACGCTGCGCTCGGGCGGCGCGATCCGCACCCAGGCGAAGATCCTCACCCGCAACCTCCTCGCCGTCCTCGCAGGCGACCAGCCGGCCGCGCGGTACGACGGGTACACGGTGTGCCCCATCACCGTCAGCCGTCACACCGTGGTGTTCGCCGAGTTCGATCGCGACCTGCGCCTCGCGCCGACCGTTCCCGGCTGGAAGACCCTCTACCGCGAGCGGCGGTTCTCGTTCGTGCTCGATCGGTACGTGCTCCCGTGGGTGTACTGGCATCTGATCCTGCAGGGTCGCGCATAGAGCGGCGACGTCGCGGCCGGCATCCCCGCGCCCGCCGATGGTGCTGAAGCGGATCGGGTCGCATACCATTCGAGGAGCCCCCGGCCCGAGATGGGAACCCATGACTGGCGTCGCGACATCCGACGTTCTGCAGCGCAACAATGTGCGCGTCTCTGGCGACCCCGCGGGGCGCGTGATCATGTTCGCCCACGGGTTCGGATGCAGCCAGGAGACGTGGGGGCTCGTCGCGCCCGAGTTCGAGCGCGACCATCGCGTCGTCCTGTTCGACTACATCGGCGCAGGCGGCTCCGACCGCGGCGCATACCGCCGCGGCAAGTACGCCTCGCTCGACGGCTACGCGACCGACGTGCTCGAGATCCTGGATGCGCTGGACGCGACCGACGTCGTGTTCGTCGGGCACTCGGTGAGCGCGATGATCGGCGTGCTGGCCTCGAACCGTGAACCGGCGCGCTTCGGCGCGCTGATCCTGGTCGGGCCGTCGCCGCGGTACACGAACGACGGAGGCTACGGCGGCGGGTTCGAGCGTGCCGACATCGATGCGCTCCTGGACTCGCTCGACGCGAACTTCGCCGCGTGGGCTCACGCGACGGCGCCGATGATCATGGGCACGCC
This window of the Microbacterium sp. SSM24 genome carries:
- a CDS encoding arylsulfatase; protein product: MSASATPDVQRSVLPIPERLHTGLTTYDAKDPDTAFAPITPLRPPAGAPNVLIVLIDDAGFGSASAFGGPCQTPTFDRLATEGLKFNRFHTTALCSPSRQALLTGRNHHAVGMGGITDVATSAPGYSSVRPGTAAPLAETLRLNGYSTAQIGKCHEVPVWETSPMGPFDRWPTGSGFEYFYGFVAPETNQYYPALYDGTTAIDPPKSPEEGYHLTEDLADKAITWIGQQKSLMPDKPFFMYFAPGATHAPHHAPKDFIDKYKGQFDQGWDAVREESLGRQKKLGVIPPDAELTARHDEIQAWADVPDDLKPVLARQMEVYAAFMEHTDFQVGRVIDALEDQGILDETLVFVMIGDNGASAEGTPNGTFNEMISLNGAAAMETTEFMAERIDGFGTPAAYNHYAVGWAHAMDAPFQWTKQVASHFGGTRNGTIVRWPEGIKAKGEVRQQFHHIIDVAATVLDVAGLPEPAFVNGIQQMPLHGVSMAYSFDDAGAPEARETQYFEMFCNRGIYHKGWTAVTRHSNPWAFNATQPALDDDVWELYDTSTDWTQAHDLAAEMPEKLAELQRLWLIEAVKYNVLPLDDRRIERFNSDLAGRPVLIKGNTQMLYGGMHRLSENSVLNLKNKSHAVTAEVVIPDGGAEGVIVAQGGEFAGWSLYLHEGKLKYCHNFAGLQHFYATAESAVPSGTHQVRMEFTYDGGGLGKGGLSELYVDGTKVGEGRVEATVPMLFSGDETCDVGYDSGTAVSEDHTSATSRFTGKVTWVQLDAGVDDHDHLVSPDERWRVAMALQ
- a CDS encoding SHOCT domain-containing protein, producing the protein MTGSIWDFLLWIFWFYVLFACIWIFITIIVDLFRDHTLNGWGKALWVIFLVVLPFLAALIYLIARGRGMTQRELERRGQAQSEADSYIRSVAGSSSPSSEIESAKKLLDSGAITQAEYDALKAKALAS
- a CDS encoding NAD(P)/FAD-dependent oxidoreductase; amino-acid sequence: MESHPRHHRILIIGGGNGGLSIAGRLRRGGVTDIAVVEPRDDHVFAPFQSHIAGGLVRASQAVRRQADVTPRGVAWIRDRVVEVDPAAQTVVLGSGEAVEYEHLVVAVGLETRYDSVPGLAEAMQRPDGVSSYTFELAAKASPALRDLRTGTVIFVQQPEPASAAGVAQKPMYLACDWWRRIGRLSDIRVVFVTPEPSAFPVPAISDELQRKLDEYGVETRFGADLREVRPERNEIVVERGAETEVIAYDLLHAAPPQSPPDWIAASGLADDDDPHGFVAVDPSTLRSQSFANVWALGDAASVDTLRSGGAIRTQAKILTRNLLAVLAGDQPAARYDGYTVCPITVSRHTVVFAEFDRDLRLAPTVPGWKTLYRERRFSFVLDRYVLPWVYWHLILQGRA
- a CDS encoding alpha/beta fold hydrolase, whose protein sequence is MTGVATSDVLQRNNVRVSGDPAGRVIMFAHGFGCSQETWGLVAPEFERDHRVVLFDYIGAGGSDRGAYRRGKYASLDGYATDVLEILDALDATDVVFVGHSVSAMIGVLASNREPARFGALILVGPSPRYTNDGGYGGGFERADIDALLDSLDANFAAWAHATAPMIMGTPDRPELGEQLAESFCRFDPEIARDFARVTFLSDNRDDLGAVTVPTLILQCTADAIAPAEVGRFVHEAIPGSRLRLLQATGHVPILSAADEVITEIRQFLT